From Apium graveolens cultivar Ventura chromosome 9, ASM990537v1, whole genome shotgun sequence, the proteins below share one genomic window:
- the LOC141682938 gene encoding cytosolic sulfotransferase 8-like: MSTSSTSTPQFEEFLSSLPKEEGIFEPNSYQYQGFWYPRISLQGLISCQQHFQARKNDIFLVTAPKSGTTWLKAILYALINRDVHHPQDPHHPLRNTTPHQLVPFLESLDLSDYDSVSNTSDNSSTRIFGCHISTVSLPKSIMEEGRIIYLCRDIKDTFISLFLFSNKANFRTSPISLESAFNLFCRGLSPAGPIWDQILEYWQISLERPHQVLFMRYEEMTVEPLVQLRRLANFLGKPFSQEEENSGLLDQIRKLCSFDSMSKLEVNKTGNSIGELSNSSFFRSGVVGDWKNYLTAEMASKLDQITEEKFSSLGISMT, from the coding sequence ATGAGTACATCCAGTACTTCTACACCACAATTCGAAGAATTTCTCTCTTCATTGCCCAAGGAGGAAGGTATTTTTGAACCCAACAGCTATCAATACCAAGGGTTCTGGTACCCTCGTATATCTTTGCAAGGTTTAATTTCCTGTCAACAACATTTTCAAGCACGTAAAAACGACATATTTCTTGTAACTGCACCTAAATCCGGCACCACCTGGTTAAAAGCTATCCTTTATGCTTTAATCAATCGTGATGTCCATCATCCTCAAGATCCTCATCATCCTTTGCGTAACACAACTCCCCATCAGCTTGTTCCTTTTCTCGAATCACTTGATCTATCTGATTATGACTCTGTTTCCAATACCTCAGATAATAGCAGCACTAGGATCTTTGGATGTCATATTTCAACTGTTAGCCTCCCTAAATCCATAATGGAGGAGGGGAGAATTATATACCTTTGCAGAGACATTAAGGATACTTTCATTTCGCTCTTTCTTTTTTCCAACAAGGCTAATTTTCGAACTTCCCCCATTTCCTTGGAAAGCGCCTTTAATTTGTTTTGCAGAGGATTAAGCCCGGCTGGACCTATTTGGGATCAAATTTTGGAATATTGGCAGATAAGCCTGGAAAGACCACACCAGGTGCTATTTATGAGGTATGAGGAGATGACAGTTGAGCCTCTAGTTCAGTTGAGGCGTCTTGCAAATTTTCTGGGAAAGCCCTTCTCTCAAGAGGAAGAGAATTCAGGGTTGCTTGATCAAATTAGAAAGCTGTGTAGTTTCGATAGTATGAGTAAACTAGAGGTCAATAAGACTGGAAATTCGATTGGTGAACTAAGCAATAGTTCATTTTTCCGGAGTGGGGTGGTCGGTGATTGGAAAAATTATTTAACTGCAGAGATGGCTTCCAAGCTGGACCAGATAACGGAAGAAAAGTTCAGTAGCTTAGGAATATCTATGACATGA
- the LOC141686117 gene encoding cytosolic sulfotransferase 8-like — MDEGRIIYLCRDIKDTFISLFLYCNKANFRPSPISLENAFDLFCRGVSPAGPIWDQILGYWKESLERPDKVLFMRYEEMTDEPLVQLRRLAKFLGKPFSQEEENSGLVDQIRELCSFDSMSKLEVNKTGNFIGELSNDSFFRSGVVGDWKNYLTAEMASKLNQITEEKLGWSL; from the coding sequence ATGGATGAGGGGAGAATTATATACCTGTGCAGAGACATTAAGGATACTTTCATTTCGCTCTTTCTTTATTGCAACAAGGCCAATTTTCGACCCTCTCCTATTTCCTTGGAAAACGCCTTTGACTTGTTTTGCAGAGGAGTAAGCCCGGCTGGACCAATCTGGGATCAAATTTTGGGATATTGGAAGGAAAGCCTTGAAAGGCCAGACAAGGTGCTGTTTATGAGGTATGAAGAGATGACAGATGAGCCTCTTGTTCAGTTGAGGCGTCTTGCAAAATTTCTGGGAAAGCCCTTCTCTCAAGAGGAAGAGAATTCAGGGTTGGTTGATCAAATCAGAGAGCTGTGTAGTTTCGATAGTATGAGTAAACTAGAGGTCAATAAGACTGGAAATTTCATCGGTGAACTAAGCAATGATTCATTTTTCCGGAGTGGGGTGGTCGGTGATTGGAAAAATTATTTAACTGCAGAGATGGCTTCCAAGCTGAATCAGATAACGGAAGAAAAGTTGGGGTGGTCGCTTTGA
- the LOC141686118 gene encoding uncharacterized protein LOC141686118: MKSYLKAMSLWEAIESDVEPTLLPQNPTVAQIKKRDEEVAREAKALSCLHSAVSEEIFTTIMSCDTPKEAWTKIKEEFEGNQQTKLMQILNLKREFEMMRMKNNEGVKEYGSRLMSIVNQIKLLGGDFSSQRVVDKLLVTLPERYETKISSLEDTKDLSKLTVSELINSLHAVDQRRSMREEEIGGKNEGLLLAKASSSKGTGNKVQCNHCHKMGHEEKDCWYKGKPQCYKCKKYGHLAKNCRFQNDEERMAQLIEGEPLL, translated from the coding sequence ATGAAATCATATTTGAAAGCTATGAGTTTGTGGGAAGCAATCGAGAGTGATGTTGAGCCAACTCTTCTTCCACAAAATCCAACAGTAGCCCAAATCAAAAAACGTGATGAAGAAGTGGCTAGAGAAGCAAAGGCACTTTCATGTCTACATTCGGCTGTGTCGGAAGAGATTTTTACAACTATTATGAGTTGTGATACTCCTAAAGAAGCATGGACAAAAATTAAGGAAGAATTTGAAGGCAATCAACAAACCAAACTGATGCAAATTCTGAACCTCAAGAGAGAGTTtgagatgatgagaatgaaaaaTAATGAAGGCGTCAAGGAATATGGGAGTAGGTTGATGTCCATTGTTAACCAAATCAAACTACTTGGTGGAGATTTCTCAAGTCAAAGAGTAGTGGACAAACTTTTAGTGACTCTTCCTGAGAGGTATGAAACTAAAATTTCCTCACTTGAAGATACTAAAGATCTTTCGAAATTAACTGTTTCAGAATTGATCAATTCACTTCACGCCGTGGACCAAAGGAGATCAATGAGGGAGGAAGAAATTGGAGGAAAAAATGAGGGACTGCTATTAGCTAAAGCTTCATCCTCAAAAGGCACAGGTAACAAAGTTCAATGCAACCATTGTCATAAGATGGGACATGAAGAAAAAGACTGCTGGTACAAAGGAAAGCCACAATGCTACAAATGCAAAAAATATGGGCATCTGGCAAAGAATTGTAGATTTCAGAATGATGAAGAAAGGATGGCACAATTGATCGAGGGAGAACCACTCCTTTAG